From Pseudobythopirellula maris:
GGGCGGTCCCCTGCGTCAGGCGAGAGTCGACCCGCCGCTTGAGCAGCTCGACGACGATCCCCAGCTCCGTGCGACGCGGCAAGGCGCCCCGCCCACCGGGCGGCAGTCTGTCGAGGTACATGTCGATGAACCGCGCTTGATCCACCAGCAAGTCGAGCCGGTTGAACGCCTCGGAGAGACGCCCGGCGTCTGACCCGGTCTGCTCGAGCAGCTCGAGTTGCACGGCGCGCAAAGCGGCGTTGAAACCACGCGTGCGCGAAGCCAGTTCGTTGACGTTGATCCGCGTCTCGCCCAGCACGGGCTTGCGCGTTTCGTAGCGGAGTGGCTCGGCCGAGCCGAGCGGGTCGTCGGTAAAGGGGTCGACCCATTCGATCGGCGCGGCGCCGGGATGGTCGGACCACTTGCTCCGTTGCGGCGGCTCGGCGGCGGGAGACTCGTCCCAAACGCGGCCACCGGGGGCGGACTCGCTGGGCCGCGTCGCGGGCGGAGCGGTGGGTTCGACCACCGGCTTGCTGGCCGTGCGACGGCCGCCGGTCGGCGAGTCGGCCGCCATCGACGGCGCGATCGCTCCCGCGGGCGCCGGCGAATCGCCGGCTACCGCTTTGCGTACAAGGGTTGGCGCCGGCAGTGAGAACTTTGGCGAGGCGGGCAGCATCTCCCCGCCCCCCGGCATCAGCCCACGCACCGACGCGCGGAGCCACGCCTCCATCGCCGCGTGGTCGGAGGCCGACTGCGGCGAGGCGTTCCACGCGGCGAGCACGCCGCGGGTCTCGTCACGCAGCTCGCGGCCAAGCGACGACTCGGCGCCGTGGCGCATGTCGATCTGCTGGCTCAACGCGAGCACGAGGTCTTGCAAGTCGCTCGGCGATCGCGGCGCCGTTTGTGCAACGACGCACGACGCCGCCAGCACAGCACAGAGCGCCGCAAGCGGCAACACATTTAATCGTAAGAGGTTTTGCAACATGTCTGATTGGCGCTGGCTGGTGTCTTGTGAACAACGCATCGATCTTCCCGAGGCGGGAAGAGAGCGTCGCTTTTTGGACCAAGAGTAGGCTACACCGAAAGGTTGTCAAACTTGTTTCACCTCAAGGCGTGCAACTCACAACGATACGCCGCTCCGCAGGCGCCGGTTGCATCGTCTCGGCAAAATCGACAGACGGGGGGCCCGTCTGGTTGTTTCTTAAATCGATGTTTTGCGGGAAATGCTTTTTCGGCCAGAAATCTCAAGACAGGGCGCCGACGGCTCACCGCAAGGACCGATTAACCACTGTGCCGCCCCCTCATTAGGGGCAGCGTGGGCCGCAAGGGCGGCCTTCAACGATCCATACTTGCGGGCAGGGCAAGCATTGGATTGTGGTTCGAGCGTGCGTGCCCCACACGACCGCCGACAGCTTCATGCAAAGACTTACACCGAGATGGCGATTCGACCCAATCCCGTTCCGTAACCCCACAAGTTGGATCTCCTTTCGCATATTCGCGTCCGGAGACCAACGATGCACGACGACACGAATCGGTCGACGCCTTTACGCGCCGACGCCATTTTATTGATCGACGAGGGCCCGCTGCGCGACAAGGTCGTGCGGTGCGCCGAGTCGATGGGCATACCGGCCCGCGCCACGAGCGCATCGGACGAGTGCGCGGCTCTGCTCCAAGGAGCCTCGACGCCGCTGCTGATCGTCTCGTGCCACTTGGCCGATCGTGTGCCTGAGCAGGGCGACGCTCTGTCGTCACTGGCGCCGGTGATCCTGCTGATCGCCGAGAACGCCGAGGAGCATCTCGCCCGCCCGATCGCGCCGTTCTTGGTGGTCGGCGAGCCTGAAGAGGCCGAGGGCTTGGCCTCCGCTGTGACTCTCGCCGCCGGCGAGGCGGTCCGTGTGGCCGAAGACCTCCACGAGATCCAAGACCACTACGAGCGCCTCGCCTCGCTCAGCACCGAGGAGCGGCAGGTCATGGAGGCGGTCTGCAGCGGCATGCTCAACAAGCAGATCGCCCGTGAGTACGGGGTGAGCATCCGCACGATCGAGCAACGCCGCCGCCGGTTGTTCAACAAGATGGAGGTGCTCTCGGCCGTGCCGCTGGCGTCGCACGTCGCTTCGGTGCGGACACTCGAACGCCTGCACGGCCGCCGCGCGAGGCCGATCGACTGCGAGCAGCCCCGCACGCTGGGGGTCATCCCGATCGCACCGGCCGGCGAACAGGGCGACGCAAGCGGCGGCATGCTCGCTGGTTCCTCGCTGATGGCGTCGAGCATGACCTGAAAGAAACGAGGGCCTATTGCCCTCGGGGCGAGGGGCGCGTTCTGCTGACGGGGTACGCCACTCCGACCGCACGCCCGGTGCGGCGCCTTAGGGGCGCCCCGTCAGGCGCCGCACCGCAGAACGCCCCCGCCATGTTTTTCTACTTGCTGCTGCTGTTCACGGTCGTCCCGCTCGTCGAGTTCTCCCTGCTGTGGGAGATCACCGAGCGGACGAACCTGCTGTTCACCATCGCGCTGGTGCTCGCCACCGGCGCCTTGGGGGCCGCGCTCGCGCGCTGGCAGGGCCTCGTGACGCTGTGGAAGATCCGCGAGCGAGCGGCCGGGGGCGGCATGCCGACCGACGAGCTGTTCGACGGCGCCCTGATCCTCGTGGCCGGGGCCGTGCTCATTACGCCCGGGGTGCTGACCGACGCCTTCGGCTTCGCCCTGCTCACGCCCCCGCTACGGGCGCTGGTCAAGCGCGGCCTGAAGGCGTGGTTCAAGCGGAACGTCAAATTCCATGTCCACACCACGGCGCCCGGCGGCGCCCCCTCGACGCCGCGAGGCAGCGAGGTGCTTGACGTCGAGGTGATCGACGTGCGTCCGGCGCCACGCGACGAAACCTCTTAGCGCCAACCGGCGAGCGGCAGCAGCCGGCGGCGGATATCGTCGGCCGAGAACAACACGAACGCGTGCTCGCGCGAGCGGAGCAGCGCGTCGGTCACCCGACGTTCGGCAAGCGATTGGAGCCCGCGGTCGATCTCTTCCGCACGCCCCTCGACAAAGGGGCGCAGGGCGGCGTTGGCCGCCTCGATGTCGCGGTGCCGCTCGGCGAGTTCGGCGCCCTCGGCGCCCTCAGCGATCCAGCGTCGCTTCTTCGCAAGCAGCGCCGCCGCCCGCTCGGGCAGCCCCTTGGCTGCCGGGCCCAGGGCCCGCTCGGGGTGGTAACGCAGCTCCCTCCGCTCCTGGGTGAGCCTGCGCGGCTCGTCGGCGTCTGTCGCCTCCAGGCCCAGCGGCAGACGCAGCGTGGCCGTGAGCACGGCGTGCGGCGGCGGGGGCGAGCCGAACAGCCGCTCGGCCATGTGGTCGGTCACCTCGTCGTACTTCGCTCCGCCGATGCCGTGCAAGAACAGGTCCGACAGCACGAGCCGCCCGTAAAGCGTTGTCATCAGCGCCCGGCTGCGCAGCTTCACGCCCCGCTCTCGGAGCGAGCCGAGCCTCGCCAAGGCGAGCTCGACGCCCTCTCCTTCGGGCGCGTCGATCGCCGCCGACCAAGCCGCGGCGCCCGTCGCCCCGTTGTCGAGCAGCAGCTCGCCGTCTCGATGCGTGACGAACAGCGGCCGGCGCGTGGGGTCGTCGGTGCGCCACACCCAGAACGGCGTCTCGACACGGTCGCCATCGGCCTGAAGATCGGGCAGCGGCTGGGCGGCGCTCCGCACGCGGTGGGCCTGGCGGTACTCGTCCAGCGCGGCGTTGTACGCCTTGCGCGTCCGCTCGGCCCGGCCGATGAGCTCCAGCAGGAACAGGCGGAACGGCCGCGTGTCGCAGATCTGGCTGATCGGCAGCTCGAGCGACGGCGACCCCTCGCCGCGTTCGAACCGGTGCCGGGCGCGCGACAACGCCTCGCCCAAGGGCTGGCCCGCGTCGGCCGCCTCGGTGGCGTCGCGCCACACGTCGAGCGCGAGGGGGCGCTCGATCCAGGGGGCCACGCTGCTGGCGACGCGTTGGGCGAACGAGCCGAACCGCTCGCGGTCGACGATTGGGCGTTCCTCATGGGGGACCGACGCCGCGAGCGCGTCGTAGTCGATCGCCTCGCCGCGCGGCGCCTCGTAGGGGCCCGCCGGCACGCGGACCGACGGCTCGCGGCAGAGGTCGCTGTCGATCAAGAGATGCACCGCCGCGGCGCCGGTGTCGCGTCCGAGCCGTGCGAGCGCCCAGTTTTTAAACCAGACGCCGTTGTGGAACAGCTCGGGCTGATGCCCCGAGAGCACGATCGGCCCGCGGGGGTCGGCCCGCTTGGCGAGGTCGGCGTACTGCGAGGTGAACCGCTCGGCGGCTTCGATCAGATCGCCGCGAGCCTCGACCGCGACCCGCTGGAGCGGCTCGCCAAAGAACGCGACGTCCGAGCGCGGCGGCGCCGTGTGCTGGAGATCGATCGCCTCCAGAAGCCCCGACCAATCGGGCTCGACGAGCGCCGCGTTGTCGACCCGGGGCGCGCGGTAGCGGCGGTACGGCTGCGTCACGCTCAAAGGTATCGGCCCGCTGCTATTGCTGTCCGCTGATGTCCGTGGGCGATCTCAGCCCTGCTCAACCCACGCGCCGCACGGGTCGGGCGCCATCACTCCTACGGCCGCGGCCGTTTGGGTCCGGTCGACAGCCCGGTCGATCACCTCGCGGTAATGCGCGAGCCGCGTTTCGGCCTGGTCGAGCTCGCCGCCGAATGAGCGTTTCTCTTCCAGGTAGATCCGCGGAACGGCCGCCTCGACGACGCTCAGCCCGTGGTGCGCCGCCTCGGCCCACAGCTCGAGCGGCATCGCGTAGCCCTCTTCCTCCAGGCGTAGCTGCCGCAACGGCGGCACGCGGTAAGCCTTGAAACCGCAGAACGCGTCGGTCAGCCCCAGGCCGAAGCGCTCGTTCAGCTCGGCGGTGATCGTCTGGTTGATCCGCCGCCGGTCGGCCGGCGGGGCGACACCGGTCGAGGTGCTTGTCTCCAGGTAGCGGCTCCCCGAGACGATGTCGACCTGCTCGTTCCAGCAGCGGTCGGCCAGCTCGCGGATCAGCGCGGGCTCGTGCTGGCCGTCGCAGTCGATCGTGACGATCACGTCGTAGCCATGCTTGCGGGCGTAGCAGAACGCCGTCTGCAGGGCGGCGCCGTAGCCGCGGTTCGGGTTGTGGGTGACCACCCGCACGTCTTTACGCCGCTCGAGCAGCTTGCTCGTTCCGTCCGACGAGCCGTCGTCGACCACCAGCACGTCGTCGGCACAGCGGACGACGCAGTCGAGCACCCCATCAACGTGGCTCGCCTCGTTGTAAACGGGCAGCGCGGTGAGCAGGCGGTAGGGGGGCTGGGGCATGCGAGGGCTCCTTCGCACGGGGCGGGGCGGACCGAGCGCCCTCCCACGGAGGAGGAAATCGACCCGGCAGATGAAGATTTTAGGTAGCCGCAACGGGGAGAGTCAAGCAATCGGCGCGCCGCAATTCGTCGCAAGTGCTTGCGGGACTATGCTTTGCGAATCCCCCACTATTTGAATATCGGTTCAAATACGAGCCGACTGGCCTCTTGGATCGCGCGTTGGTGAGAAAAACGGCGTTCGCCACCTGCCGACGGAAGACGCCAAGCGTCACGGCTAGTGCGAATCGCACAGATGCGTAGCGTACGTGGCGGTGTGATTCGGCGTCGCAAAGGCGAAAACGACGCTACGGCTACCAGTAGTGCGTTCTATCTACCCCGCCCGAGCCAACTCTTTACGCTACGGGGGCGCGGCGATTCGGCCAGAGCGCTCGTGAGAATCACCCCATCCGCCGGATCGGGTCGCTCTCCGCCCGGCTGGCCCACGCCTCGACACCGACCAGTTCGACCGACAGGCGATCGGCCATGCGCTCCATCGCGAACCGCTCGCTGGCGTAGTGGCCGGTCAGCAGCAGCGCCAGGCCGTGGGCGCGAGCCTCGAGGCAGGAGTGGAAGCTCGCCTCGCCGGTGACCAGGGCGTCGCAGCCGGCCGCGACGGCCATCGACAGCAGCGAGCCGCCGCTGCCGCACGCCAGGCCGACCCGCTTGATCGGCTTGTCGGCCTGGCCGACGACGCCGACCGATTCGATCCCCAGGAAACGCTTGGTCGCGTCAACCAGGGTGGCTAGGTCGGTCTCGCCCCCCTTGGGCGCGCCGCAGCGCCCCACGCCGGGGCCGCTCAGCGAGCCGTCTGACGCGTCGTCCACGTCGGCGCCGATGGCCGGCTCGAACGGCGTGATCTTCTCCAGGCCGATGCCCTCGGCCAGTTGCTGGTTGATCCCACCCACGGCCGAGTCGAACGCCGTGTGGGCGCTGAGGACCGCCACGCCCGCCCCGGCCAGGCGCCACAGCATGGCGCCCTCCACCGTGTCGGTGGTGAGCCGCTGGACCGGGCGGAACATCATCGGGTGGTGGGCGACGACGAGGTCGGCGTCGCCGGCGATGGCCTCGTCGGCCGTTTCGGGCGTCACGGTCAGGCAGGTCATCACCCGCCCCGCCCCGGCGGCCGGGTCGCCCACGAGCAGCCCCACGTTGTCCCACTCCTCGGCCAGGGCCGCGGGGGCCAGGAGTTCGAGCCAATCGACAATGTCGCGTACGGTGGTGGTCATGCGTCGATGATAACGCGACGCGCTCGATCGGTCGCTACCTAGAGTGTTTAGGCCTGGTTGCGCGAGGGATGGAATTCGGTTCGCGGGCGCCCGGGGAGCGCCCCGCCAGCCGCGCTCGGGTAGAATGGCCCTCCCGCCCCGGCACGCTGCCGACCACGAAGCTAACCCGACCCCGATGTCCCGCCTCGCCCCCGACCCGCCCGCCGAAGCCGCCCCCGGCCTCTCGCCCCCTCACGCGCCGGCGCCCGCCGAGCGTGCGCCGGCTGCTGCGCCCGACCAACGCGCCGCCCCCGGCTACTACTACGGCTGGGTGATGCTGCCGCTGGCCACGCTGCTGCAGATCGGCACAATCCCAGGCCAGACGTTTGGCGTGGCGGTTTTTAACCCGTCGATCCGCGAGTCGCTGGGCCTCTCGCACAGCGGGCTCTCGACCTGCTACCTCGTGGCCTGCCTGCTGGCCGCCACGCCGCTCACGACGATCGGCGCCTTGATGGACCGCTACGGCCTGCGCCGCGTCACGCTCGGCGTGGTGGCGTTGGTCGGCCTGGGGTGCGTGGCGACCTCGCAGGCCGTCGGCGTGGTGAGCCTCACAGCCGGGTTCTTCCTGCTGCGGGCGTTCGGCCAAGGCGCACTGTCGCTCGCGGCGAGCAACACGCTGGCGATGTGGTTCGAGCGCCGCCTGGGGTTTGTCTCGGGCTGCTTGGGCGCCGGCATGGCGGGCGGCATCGCCGTGATGCCCGCGCTCTACCTCTACTCGATCAACCAGATCGGCTGGCGCGCGACCTACGCGGCGATCGGCGTGGCGACCTGGCTCGTCATCCTGCCGCTGTTCGTGTGGCTCTACCGCAACCAGCCGAGCGACGTCGGCCAGCGGATCGACGGCGGGCCCTCGGAGGACGACTCGACAGCGCACGCCAAGCCGCCGGCCGGGCCGTCGTTCACCTTGCGCGAAGCGATGCGCACTCGCGCCTACTGGATCGCGCTGGCCGTCACGGCGATGTACGGCATGGTCGCCACGGGGTTGTTCTTCAACCTCGTGCCGCTGTTCGAGTGGCGTGGCCTGTCGGCCGAGGCGGCGGCCGGGTCGATGGCCGTGTTCGCCGGGGCGATGGCTTACATGCAGTTGCAAGGGGGCTGGCTCGCCGACCGGGCGCCGCTCCATTACCTGGTGAGCGGCTGCATGGCGTTCCAGCTCTTGGGCGTGCTGGCCCTGATCACGACCGGCGGCTGGCTCGGCTCGCTGGCGTTCGCCCTCGCGCTCGGGGTGGGGCAGGGCATGCTGGCGGCGTTCGGCAACACGCTGTGGGCCCGCTACTTCGGCCGCGCGGCGCTCGGCAAGATCCGCAGCTCGGTCTGGACGACGAACATCGCCGCCTGCCCGCTGGGGCCGGTGATCCTCAGCGCCTCGTACGACGGCACGGGCAGCTTCTCGCTGGGGCTGGGGGTGTTCGCCGCGTTGCTCGCTTGCGCAGCGGGCGCGGGGCTGCTCGCCACGCGCCCCGCGCCGCCACTCTAAGCCTTCTTGCGGCCCTTCTTCGGCGCCTTGCGCGAGGCGGCCTTCGCTTCCGCCGCGTCGCGCACCCGCAGGGCGCTGTTCGCCCAGTACGCCTCGTACTTGCCGATCCACCGCTCGATCGCGTCGCGCAGCGGCGCCGCGTTGAGCGAGTTGATCCGCGTGCGGCCCTCGGCGCGGGTCGACACCAGGTTCGCCTCGCGGAGCACGTCGAGGTGCTTCATCACGCCGAACCGTGACAGGCCTGGGAAACGCTCGACCACTTCGGTCGTTTGACGCGGCCCGTCGCGCAGCAGGTCGAGGATCTCGCGGCGCGTGGGATCGGAGAGCGCCTTCCAGACCGTGTCGTGTTTTTCGTCTCGGGTCGGCATCGGGCTAGCTCCCGCCCTCGGCGGCTTTCTTGACACTGTCCAGGATGTGGCGCCAGCCGGGAACCGCTCCCTCGCGGTGCTCCGGGTCGATCATCCCGAAGGCGCGGTGGCTGAGCAACAACTCCGTGCCGCCGGCGACCTGGGTCAGCTGCCACTGCACGTGGCCCGAGACCGGGTACGACATGAACAGCGGCCCTTGGACTTCGATCAGCGTAGGCGGCTTGATCACCTGGACAAAGCCCCACAGGTGCCCCTGGCCCGCGCCCAAGTCGCGGAACCAACGCCCGCCCGGCCACTCCTCCAGCACCAGCGGCATCGGGCGGTTGTCGGGCGTGGTGTTCTCCGTGGTGATTTGCGCGACGAGCGCTTTGTAGACCTCGCCGATCGGGGCGGCGATCTCGATTTCCTGCGTGACGTCGAACGTCAACTCTTCGTGGGCGGCGGTTGGCATCGGGGGAGGTTCCTGTGGGGGAAACTGTGGCGGAGTTTTTCAATCGATCTGCTGTCGGATGGGAGCGCCTCCGATTTTCTCGGCGAGGCGATTGACCGGGCCGCCCCGCGTCATTAAGTTACCCATACGTTACGTTACCATAGAGTAACAAGTCAACACCTCAATACGGAGAGACCCATGACCGCGACTGCCGACACGACCGCCGCCTCGATCTCCGCCTTCGCCAGCCAATCGCTCAGCGGGGCGCGCCAATGGACGCTCCAGCTGCTCGACGACCTCCGCGACGCGCCGCTCGCCACGCCGTGTGAGGGCGGGGGCAACCACGCCGTGTGGGTGGCCGGCCACCTCGCCTACTCCCAAAGCGTGTTGCTCGACTGCTTCATCCTCGGCAAACCGAACCGCCTGGAGAAGTGGAAAACGATGTTCGACGCCGGGACGCAGCCGACCGGCGAGGAGGGATTCTACCCACCGCTCGACGACCTGATCGGCGCTTACAACGTGCTGGTCGACGAGACGCTCGACCACATCGACAAGCTCGAAGCGGCCGACTTCGACCGGCCGAGCCACGCCCCCGAGGAGGCGAGCGGCATGTTCGGCACGGTCGGCATGTGCCTTTCGGCGGCCGCGGCGCACGCCTACTTCCACACGGGCCAACTGGCCGACGCGCGGCGTGCGCTGGGCCGGGCGCCGCTGATGATGTGACGCCGGAGCGGCCGCCCGTTCGCCCGGGTCCGCATTGTCCGCAGGGGGGAGGGGCGTCTAGAATCGACGCTCCGCAGCGAAACGACGCCCCGACCCCTTACGGCCCTTATGGATTTCAGCGAACGACTCAAGAAAGCCGCCTCGCGCGGCGCCGCCGCCCGCGCCGAGCAGGCCTTCGCCGACGCCGCCGAGGCGATGGGCGAGGAGGAGCTGAGGCGGCTCCACTCCTCGCGCCGGCTCGAGCTGACCGAGCACATCGAGAAGTGCCTCAAGCAGCTGGCCGACAACTTCCCCGGCTTCCGCTTCGAGACGATCGTCGAGGAGGGCGGCTGGGGGGCCGCGGTGGTGCGCGACGACTTGGCGATGGCCGGCGGCAAACGCAACAACCTGTTCAGCCGCCTGCAGCTGACCGTCTCGCCCTACAACGAGTACCACGTCGTCGACGCCACGGCCAAGGGCGCGGTGCGCAACAAAGAGTCCTTCAGCCGCACCCATTACCAAAAGATCAAAGAGTACGACGGCGCCGCGTTCCGCGAGCTGCTCGAGAAGTGGGTGCTGGACTACGCGGAGATGTACGCCGCGGGGTGAGGCGAGCCGCAAGCGTTAGCGCCCGGAGCGGCCCGGAGTACGCAACGGCGCGCCAGCCGCTCCAGACGCTGACGGCTCGCCAAAGCAGCGCTCGCCGTGTCAGCTCGCCGGGGCGAGCAGCGTCTCGGGGGCCTCGATCGACTCCCACATGCCGCACTTCTCGCTCAGCTTCCAGAAGCCCGACAGGCCGTCGTGCTTGAGCACGTGGCGGAAGACGCTCGCCATCGGCTCGGCGACGACCACGGCCACGGTCCCCTCCTTGTGCTTCTTCATCAGCTTGCGGAGCCCCTCGGCCACACGCGCCTTGGCGTCGAGCACCGTCTCGCCCTGCGGCGGGCAGACCGTTTCGGGCTGCTCCTGCCACTGGCGGTAGACCTTCGGCTGCTTGGTCTTCACGTCGCTCACGAGCATCCCTTGCCACAAGCCGTGGTCGAGGTTGCGCAGGCTCGGCATCGCCTTGGGCCGGAGGCCCATCTCGGCCGACAGCAGCTGGGCGGTCTGCTCCGCGCTCTCGCAGGGGCCGTGGTACACGGCCACGGGGCTGAGCGCGCGCACCCCCTCCAGGCAGGCCTGCACCTGGCGCAGACCGTCCTCGCTCAGCGGGATGTCGAGCGTC
This genomic window contains:
- a CDS encoding LuxR C-terminal-related transcriptional regulator — protein: MHDDTNRSTPLRADAILLIDEGPLRDKVVRCAESMGIPARATSASDECAALLQGASTPLLIVSCHLADRVPEQGDALSSLAPVILLIAENAEEHLARPIAPFLVVGEPEEAEGLASAVTLAAGEAVRVAEDLHEIQDHYERLASLSTEERQVMEAVCSGMLNKQIAREYGVSIRTIEQRRRRLFNKMEVLSAVPLASHVASVRTLERLHGRRARPIDCEQPRTLGVIPIAPAGEQGDASGGMLAGSSLMASSMT
- a CDS encoding ArsR/SmtB family transcription factor; this encodes MPTRDEKHDTVWKALSDPTRREILDLLRDGPRQTTEVVERFPGLSRFGVMKHLDVLREANLVSTRAEGRTRINSLNAAPLRDAIERWIGKYEAYWANSALRVRDAAEAKAASRKAPKKGRKKA
- a CDS encoding DinB family protein produces the protein MTATADTTAASISAFASQSLSGARQWTLQLLDDLRDAPLATPCEGGGNHAVWVAGHLAYSQSVLLDCFILGKPNRLEKWKTMFDAGTQPTGEEGFYPPLDDLIGAYNVLVDETLDHIDKLEAADFDRPSHAPEEASGMFGTVGMCLSAAAAHAYFHTGQLADARRALGRAPLMM
- a CDS encoding MFS transporter translates to MSRLAPDPPAEAAPGLSPPHAPAPAERAPAAAPDQRAAPGYYYGWVMLPLATLLQIGTIPGQTFGVAVFNPSIRESLGLSHSGLSTCYLVACLLAATPLTTIGALMDRYGLRRVTLGVVALVGLGCVATSQAVGVVSLTAGFFLLRAFGQGALSLAASNTLAMWFERRLGFVSGCLGAGMAGGIAVMPALYLYSINQIGWRATYAAIGVATWLVILPLFVWLYRNQPSDVGQRIDGGPSEDDSTAHAKPPAGPSFTLREAMRTRAYWIALAVTAMYGMVATGLFFNLVPLFEWRGLSAEAAAGSMAVFAGAMAYMQLQGGWLADRAPLHYLVSGCMAFQLLGVLALITTGGWLGSLAFALALGVGQGMLAAFGNTLWARYFGRAALGKIRSSVWTTNIAACPLGPVILSASYDGTGSFSLGLGVFAALLACAAGAGLLATRPAPPL
- a CDS encoding Nif3-like dinuclear metal center hexameric protein, translated to MTTTVRDIVDWLELLAPAALAEEWDNVGLLVGDPAAGAGRVMTCLTVTPETADEAIAGDADLVVAHHPMMFRPVQRLTTDTVEGAMLWRLAGAGVAVLSAHTAFDSAVGGINQQLAEGIGLEKITPFEPAIGADVDDASDGSLSGPGVGRCGAPKGGETDLATLVDATKRFLGIESVGVVGQADKPIKRVGLACGSGGSLLSMAVAAGCDALVTGEASFHSCLEARAHGLALLLTGHYASERFAMERMADRLSVELVGVEAWASRAESDPIRRMG
- a CDS encoding glycosyltransferase family 2 protein, whose protein sequence is MPQPPYRLLTALPVYNEASHVDGVLDCVVRCADDVLVVDDGSSDGTSKLLERRKDVRVVTHNPNRGYGAALQTAFCYARKHGYDVIVTIDCDGQHEPALIRELADRCWNEQVDIVSGSRYLETSTSTGVAPPADRRRINQTITAELNERFGLGLTDAFCGFKAYRVPPLRQLRLEEEGYAMPLELWAEAAHHGLSVVEAAVPRIYLEEKRSFGGELDQAETRLAHYREVIDRAVDRTQTAAAVGVMAPDPCGAWVEQG
- a CDS encoding histidine phosphatase family protein, with product MLTILLVRPGATDYDMQGRIQGTLDIPLSEDGLRQVQACLEGVRALSPVAVYHGPCESAEQTAQLLSAEMGLRPKAMPSLRNLDHGLWQGMLVSDVKTKQPKVYRQWQEQPETVCPPQGETVLDAKARVAEGLRKLMKKHKEGTVAVVVAEPMASVFRHVLKHDGLSGFWKLSEKCGMWESIEAPETLLAPAS
- a CDS encoding SRPBCC family protein codes for the protein MPTAAHEELTFDVTQEIEIAAPIGEVYKALVAQITTENTTPDNRPMPLVLEEWPGGRWFRDLGAGQGHLWGFVQVIKPPTLIEVQGPLFMSYPVSGHVQWQLTQVAGGTELLLSHRAFGMIDPEHREGAVPGWRHILDSVKKAAEGGS
- a CDS encoding FxsA family protein, translating into MFFYLLLLFTVVPLVEFSLLWEITERTNLLFTIALVLATGALGAALARWQGLVTLWKIRERAAGGGMPTDELFDGALILVAGAVLITPGVLTDAFGFALLTPPLRALVKRGLKAWFKRNVKFHVHTTAPGGAPSTPRGSEVLDVEVIDVRPAPRDETS